One Bacteroidota bacterium genomic window carries:
- the mreD gene encoding rod shape-determining protein MreD yields MIKRIPRNIIRFFVLILMQVLIFNNIELGKYLNPYFYVLFILLLPFETPGWLVLISGFFLGLSVDILSETLGMHTAASVFMAYLRPTALAMVSPRDGYETGTYPRVFFYGIEWFVQYALILVFAHHTVLFLCEMFSFRDLFHVILRIVLSTAFSVLLISLSQYLVYRK; encoded by the coding sequence ATGATTAAGCGAATACCACGTAACATAATCCGATTCTTCGTATTGATACTCATGCAGGTGTTGATTTTCAACAACATTGAATTAGGGAAATACCTAAACCCTTATTTTTATGTGCTGTTCATACTGCTGCTGCCATTTGAAACTCCGGGTTGGCTGGTGCTAATAAGCGGTTTCTTTTTAGGATTATCGGTCGACATCTTATCCGAAACCCTGGGCATGCATACCGCGGCTTCGGTATTTATGGCCTATCTCCGACCTACGGCTCTGGCCATGGTTTCGCCACGCGATGGTTACGAAACCGGCACCTATCCGAGGGTATTCTTTTATGGTATCGAATGGTTTGTTCAGTACGCCCTGATTCTGGTTTTTGCGCATCATACGGTTTTGTTTCTTTGCGAAATGTTCAGCTTCCGCGATTTATTTCATGTGATCTTACGAATTGTGCTTTCAACCGCTTTTTCTGTTTTGCTCATCAGTCTGAGCCAATACCTGGTATATAGAAAATAA
- the mreC gene encoding rod shape-determining protein MreC has translation MRNLLRFLLKQHLLILFIFLEIIAFSMLMRHNSYQNARFYSIRHSIVGNLSNRFSNYSKYLSLEKQNQALVIENARLYHALPLSVYSIKDESFVNTIGIQQYQYIPATVINNSVNKQYNYLTINRGRIHGIEKDMGVIGPEGLVGIVKTSSDHFASVIPILNREFFPNARIRGSNFFGYLEWNGKNYMQAVLRDIPLHASLQIGDTIETSGNTAIFPQGIPIGTIADYEILRGINYNITVNLFTDFKRLNSVFVIKNILREEQQTLEENLPND, from the coding sequence ATGAGGAATTTATTACGCTTTTTACTTAAGCAACATCTGCTGATATTATTTATTTTCCTCGAGATAATTGCGTTTTCAATGCTGATGCGGCACAATAGTTATCAGAATGCCCGCTTTTACAGCATCAGGCATTCTATTGTTGGCAACCTGTCGAACCGGTTTTCTAACTATTCGAAATACTTGTCGCTCGAAAAACAAAATCAGGCGCTTGTGATTGAAAATGCCAGGTTGTATCATGCCCTTCCCCTATCGGTTTACAGCATTAAGGACGAATCTTTTGTAAACACAATTGGTATTCAGCAATACCAATACATTCCGGCCACTGTAATTAATAATTCGGTGAATAAACAATACAATTACCTCACCATTAACCGGGGAAGGATACATGGGATTGAGAAAGACATGGGAGTTATTGGCCCTGAAGGCCTTGTTGGCATAGTAAAAACCTCGAGTGACCACTTCGCATCGGTCATTCCGATTCTGAACCGCGAATTTTTTCCCAACGCCCGAATAAGAGGATCGAATTTTTTTGGATACCTCGAATGGAATGGCAAAAACTACATGCAGGCAGTATTGCGCGATATTCCCCTTCATGCCAGTTTGCAAATTGGCGATACCATCGAAACGAGTGGAAATACAGCCATCTTTCCTCAGGGAATTCCCATTGGTACTATTGCTGATTACGAAATTCTGAGAGGTATCAATTACAACATAACAGTTAACCTGTTCACAGACTTCAAACGACTTAACTCTGTTTTTGTCATTAAAAACATTTTAAGAGAAGAACAACAGACATTAGAAGAAAACCTGCCCAATGATTAA
- a CDS encoding rod shape-determining protein, whose protein sequence is MGFFSFLTQELAIDLGTANTIIIYNDKIVVDEPSIVAIEQSTGKLIAIGQVARQMHGKTHENIKTIRPLRDGVIADFNAAEQMIRGMIKMINPGQRFLTPTLRMVVCIPSGSTEVEIRAVRDSSEHAGGRDVYMIYEPMAAALGIGIDVEAPEGSMVVDIGGGTTEIAVIALGGIVCNQSIRIAGDGFTADIQAYMRHQHNIKIGERTAEDIKLNVGSALPDLDEPPTDFSVRGPNLMTAMPIEVPVSYQEISHCLDKSLSKVESAIIAVLEQTPPELYADIVSKGIYLAGGGALLRGLDKRLTDKINIPFHVAEDPLHAVARGTGIALKNVDKFKFLIR, encoded by the coding sequence ATGGGATTTTTCTCATTCTTAACTCAAGAACTGGCTATCGACCTTGGAACAGCCAACACAATAATCATCTACAACGATAAAATTGTTGTCGACGAACCTTCGATTGTTGCCATTGAACAATCTACCGGTAAGCTCATTGCCATCGGTCAGGTTGCCCGGCAAATGCACGGGAAAACACACGAAAACATTAAAACCATCCGCCCATTGCGTGATGGAGTAATTGCTGACTTTAATGCAGCAGAACAGATGATTCGGGGTATGATAAAAATGATTAATCCCGGTCAGCGTTTCTTAACCCCCACCCTTCGCATGGTAGTATGCATTCCGTCAGGAAGTACAGAGGTTGAGATACGTGCTGTGCGTGACTCGTCGGAACATGCTGGTGGTCGCGATGTGTACATGATCTACGAACCAATGGCGGCCGCGCTGGGTATTGGCATTGATGTAGAAGCACCTGAAGGTAGCATGGTGGTGGATATCGGAGGTGGCACAACCGAAATTGCCGTAATTGCATTAGGAGGTATTGTATGCAACCAAAGTATCCGTATTGCCGGCGATGGATTCACAGCCGACATACAAGCCTATATGCGCCATCAGCACAACATTAAAATAGGCGAGAGAACAGCCGAAGATATAAAGCTAAATGTAGGCTCTGCCCTGCCCGACCTTGACGAACCTCCTACCGATTTTAGTGTTCGCGGACCCAACCTGATGACCGCCATGCCCATCGAGGTTCCGGTTTCTTACCAGGAAATATCGCATTGCCTCGACAAATCGCTCTCGAAAGTTGAATCGGCCATTATTGCCGTGTTGGAACAAACACCCCCTGAACTCTATGCCGATATCGTATCGAAAGGAATTTATCTTGCCGGAGGTGGAGCCTTGCTTCGCGGACTGGATAAACGTCTTACCGACAAAATCAACATCCCCTTCCATGTGGCCGAAGATCCGCTGCATGCAGTGGCCAGAGGTACAGGAATTGCGCTTAAAAACGTCGATAAATTTAAGTTCCTTATCCGCTAA
- the purH gene encoding bifunctional phosphoribosylaminoimidazolecarboxamide formyltransferase/IMP cyclohydrolase, which produces MSREKAIKSALISVYHKNNLDEICKKLNEQGVRIISTGGTQSFIEELGIKVDSVEDLTGYPSILSGRVKTLHPKVFGGILSRRDEAGDKEQLIKYDIPEIDLIIVDLYPFEETLASGASEQDIIEKIDIGGISLIRAAAKNFKDVVIVASQKQYNYLLDILNASGTTTLDQRRELAMEAFQVSSHYDTAIFNYFNSAFNKPVFKQSIQQSMELRYGENPHQKGRFFGNFDALFEQLHGKEISYNNLLDIEAAINLIDEFKDTSFAILKHNNACGMASRKKLVDAYKDALAGDPVSAFGGILISNRTIDAETAEEMNSLFFEVVIAPSYNNQALEILKSKKNRIILIRKECALPPTQFRTLLNGVVEQDRDMSMEGREKMETVTNRKPTDNEFNDLEFANKLVKQSKSNTIVLAKGKQLCASGVGQTSRVDALRQAIEKARNFNFDLRGAVMASDAFFPFPDCVEIAHEAGITAVVQPGGSIRDKDSIDYCDQHNMAMVLTGVRHFKH; this is translated from the coding sequence ATGAGTAGAGAAAAAGCCATAAAATCAGCGCTGATATCCGTTTATCATAAAAACAACCTTGACGAGATTTGTAAAAAATTAAATGAACAAGGCGTAAGAATTATTTCAACAGGCGGCACTCAAAGTTTTATCGAGGAATTGGGTATCAAGGTCGATTCAGTGGAAGACCTTACCGGATACCCTTCGATATTAAGCGGCCGCGTAAAAACTTTGCATCCGAAAGTTTTCGGTGGTATTTTAAGTCGTCGCGATGAAGCCGGCGATAAAGAGCAACTCATCAAATATGATATCCCCGAGATTGACCTGATAATTGTAGACCTCTATCCTTTTGAAGAAACCCTGGCTTCCGGAGCATCGGAACAGGATATCATCGAAAAAATTGACATTGGAGGCATCTCATTAATTCGGGCAGCGGCCAAAAATTTTAAAGATGTGGTAATAGTCGCTTCTCAAAAACAATACAACTACCTACTCGATATTCTTAATGCATCTGGCACCACTACGCTGGACCAACGCCGGGAACTTGCTATGGAGGCTTTTCAGGTATCGTCTCATTACGATACAGCCATTTTCAACTATTTCAATTCTGCCTTCAACAAACCTGTGTTCAAACAGAGCATTCAGCAATCGATGGAATTGCGCTACGGAGAAAACCCGCATCAGAAAGGAAGGTTTTTTGGTAATTTCGATGCCTTGTTCGAACAGCTGCATGGCAAAGAAATATCGTACAACAACCTCCTGGATATTGAAGCAGCCATTAACCTCATCGACGAATTTAAAGATACCAGTTTTGCAATTCTCAAACACAACAATGCCTGTGGAATGGCCAGCCGGAAAAAACTGGTCGATGCCTATAAAGATGCACTTGCCGGCGACCCCGTATCGGCATTTGGGGGCATATTAATCTCCAACCGGACCATTGATGCAGAAACTGCAGAGGAGATGAACAGCCTGTTTTTCGAGGTAGTGATAGCTCCCTCCTACAATAACCAGGCACTTGAAATTTTAAAAAGTAAAAAAAATCGCATTATTCTGATTCGTAAAGAATGTGCACTACCTCCGACGCAATTCAGAACCTTGCTGAACGGTGTTGTAGAACAAGACCGCGATATGTCAATGGAAGGCCGGGAAAAAATGGAAACCGTTACTAATCGTAAACCCACCGATAATGAGTTTAACGATCTTGAATTTGCGAACAAACTGGTAAAACAATCGAAATCCAACACCATTGTGCTGGCAAAAGGGAAACAACTTTGCGCCAGTGGAGTAGGGCAAACTTCGCGGGTTGATGCGCTAAGACAAGCCATCGAAAAAGCACGAAACTTTAATTTCGATTTGCGAGGTGCAGTAATGGCTTCAGACGCTTTTTTCCCTTTCCCCGATTGTGTGGAAATTGCTCACGAAGCAGGTATAACAGCCGTAGTGCAGCCAGGAGGCTCCATTCGCGATAAAGATTCGATAGATTATTGCGACCAGCATAACATGGCTATGGTATTAACAGGAGTAAGACATTTTAAACACTAA
- the mgtE gene encoding magnesium transporter, which yields MASNFNLTNEFLDTLIEAIENDESVTVHKLIDALHPVDIADIYHELSIDQARYIHLLLDSEKAADVLMELEEDVREQFLETLPGHVIAHQFIEKLDSDDAADVLNELSDAKKTEILQSIEDAEQAGDIADLLNYDEDTAGGLMAKELIKVNINWDLVTCMREMRKQAAEIDEIYYVYVIDDDGILKGTLSLKRMLVTRPNAKIKNIYNDNVISVLADTPSKEVALVMEKYDLVALPVIDILGRLIGRITIDDVVDIIKEEAEKDYQMISGLSEDVETSDNVFLLTRARIPWLFIGLTGGILGAQVISRFEGQISTYPQMAMFIPLIAAMGGNVGVQSSSIVVQGIANKTLNLDSTWKKLVKEVSVAFFNAAIFSILIFVYNYFFSTGLNLTIMVSLSLFTVMMFASVFGAFIPMLLNRFKIDPALATGPFVTTMNDVFGIVIYMSIGRLIFMAIQ from the coding sequence ATGGCATCAAATTTCAATTTAACAAACGAGTTCCTTGATACACTGATTGAGGCTATTGAAAATGACGAAAGCGTTACTGTCCACAAGCTCATCGATGCCCTGCATCCGGTTGATATTGCAGATATTTACCACGAATTAAGTATCGATCAGGCCCGATACATTCATTTGCTGCTCGACAGCGAAAAGGCTGCCGATGTGTTGATGGAACTCGAAGAGGATGTGCGTGAACAGTTTCTTGAAACACTCCCGGGTCATGTGATCGCGCACCAATTTATCGAGAAACTCGATTCGGACGATGCTGCCGATGTGCTGAACGAACTTTCGGATGCCAAGAAAACGGAAATTCTACAAAGCATAGAAGATGCTGAACAGGCAGGTGATATAGCCGATCTGCTGAACTATGACGAAGATACCGCCGGAGGCCTTATGGCCAAGGAACTTATTAAGGTGAACATTAACTGGGACCTTGTTACCTGCATGCGCGAAATGCGCAAACAAGCTGCTGAAATAGATGAAATTTACTATGTCTATGTCATCGACGACGATGGCATTTTAAAGGGTACTTTATCGCTCAAAAGAATGCTCGTAACCCGGCCTAATGCCAAAATAAAAAACATTTATAACGACAATGTAATCTCGGTATTGGCCGATACCCCTTCGAAAGAAGTTGCCCTGGTAATGGAAAAATACGACCTTGTAGCTCTGCCTGTAATAGATATTTTAGGGCGGCTCATCGGGCGCATTACCATCGATGACGTGGTGGACATTATTAAAGAAGAAGCCGAAAAAGATTACCAGATGATATCGGGTCTGTCGGAAGATGTTGAAACTTCGGACAACGTATTTCTCCTTACAAGAGCCCGCATTCCATGGCTTTTTATTGGCTTGACTGGAGGTATATTGGGAGCACAGGTAATCAGTCGCTTCGAGGGGCAGATATCGACCTATCCGCAAATGGCCATGTTTATCCCGCTTATTGCTGCCATGGGCGGAAATGTGGGAGTACAATCCTCCTCCATTGTGGTGCAGGGTATTGCCAACAAAACGCTGAACCTCGATTCGACCTGGAAAAAACTAGTTAAGGAAGTAAGTGTGGCATTTTTTAATGCTGCCATTTTCTCCATTCTCATCTTTGTTTACAATTATTTCTTCAGCACCGGACTAAACCTTACCATCATGGTCAGCCTGTCTCTTTTCACGGTTATGATGTTTGCTTCGGTTTTTGGAGCCTTTATTCCCATGTTACTGAACCGTTTTAAAATTGATCCGGCATTAGCTACCGGTCCTTTTGTTACTACCATGAACGATGTATTTGGTATTGTGATATACATGAGCATAGGCAGGCTTATTTTTATGGCTATCCAATAA
- the rsmA gene encoding 16S rRNA (adenine(1518)-N(6)/adenine(1519)-N(6))-dimethyltransferase RsmA → MQKVRPKKSIGQHFLTDKNIALKIVDSLTGEGCRTVLEIGPGMGVLTEYLITRHAHFKAAEIDSESILYLQQHFPQNDFIIAADILKLDFAQFDAPLALIGNLPYYISSQIFFKVLENYTQVNEVVCMIQKEVAERIAAPPGSKTYGILSVLLQTWYDIDYLFTVHEHCFNPPPKVKSAVIRLTRNQRNHLTCNHLQLKAVVKQAFNQRRKTLRNSLKNICINLEMDKEMMGKRPEQLSVEEFIELTQLIYGSKTE, encoded by the coding sequence GTGCAAAAGGTAAGACCCAAAAAATCGATCGGACAACACTTTCTTACCGATAAAAACATTGCATTAAAGATTGTGGACTCTTTAACAGGCGAAGGTTGCCGAACTGTTCTTGAAATAGGTCCGGGTATGGGGGTATTAACCGAATACCTTATAACAAGGCATGCACATTTTAAGGCTGCAGAAATTGATAGCGAATCCATTCTTTACCTTCAACAGCATTTTCCGCAAAACGATTTTATTATTGCCGCGGACATTCTAAAACTCGATTTTGCGCAATTCGATGCGCCCCTGGCTTTAATTGGAAATTTGCCTTATTATATTTCGAGTCAGATATTTTTTAAAGTACTTGAAAATTACACACAAGTAAACGAAGTAGTGTGTATGATTCAGAAAGAGGTGGCGGAAAGAATAGCAGCTCCTCCGGGTAGCAAAACCTATGGAATACTTAGCGTCTTGCTGCAAACCTGGTACGACATCGATTATCTTTTTACGGTACACGAGCATTGTTTCAACCCCCCTCCCAAAGTAAAATCGGCGGTGATACGGCTGACCCGAAACCAGCGTAACCATTTAACATGCAACCACCTTCAGTTAAAGGCTGTAGTAAAACAAGCGTTCAACCAACGTAGAAAAACTCTACGCAACTCGCTCAAAAATATTTGTATAAATTTGGAGATGGATAAGGAAATGATGGGAAAAAGACCTGAACAACTGAGTGTGGAAGAGTTTATTGAGCTTACACAGTTAATTTACGGATCGAAAACCGAATAA
- a CDS encoding PatB family C-S lyase: MAHNFDELIDREGTHSYKYLLRQKMFGTSEVYPMWVADTEYRIPSFITEAMQKRMDHGIFGYTLLDDDYYNSIINWVEAQHQYRIKKEWIKFSPGVVPSVFASVLAFTEVSDKVIIQPPVYHPFYSAIKETGRQLVLNPLKLVNGRYQMDFDDLKAKIDGQTKLIILCSPHNPTGNVWKEAEIRELCEICLNNGIKIISDEIHADIVYQGHKHLPTASLSEAIAQQTLTLMAPSKTFNIAGLNSSYAFSSNPELLQKFSHYFEGMHIGPNIFAIEATKAAYFHGKEWLGELLDYYTETIEMVRGAISSKLKNITLVSPEATFLLWLDFRKTGLSRKEINQILIHEAHLGFSDGFMFGPEGEGFWRMNIGCARSKVEEALFNLSKIDKFVR, from the coding sequence ATGGCACATAATTTCGATGAGCTTATTGATCGTGAAGGCACTCACAGTTACAAATACCTTTTAAGGCAAAAGATGTTTGGAACCTCGGAGGTTTACCCCATGTGGGTTGCCGATACCGAATACAGAATTCCTTCTTTTATTACAGAAGCCATGCAAAAAAGAATGGACCATGGTATTTTTGGATATACCCTGCTCGACGATGACTATTACAATTCTATTATTAATTGGGTAGAGGCTCAACATCAGTACCGTATAAAAAAGGAATGGATAAAATTTTCTCCAGGCGTGGTGCCTTCTGTTTTTGCATCGGTGCTGGCATTTACCGAAGTATCGGACAAGGTAATTATACAACCTCCTGTTTATCATCCATTCTATTCGGCAATAAAAGAAACAGGCCGACAACTGGTTTTAAACCCGCTCAAACTGGTAAATGGTCGCTACCAAATGGACTTTGACGATCTGAAAGCCAAGATTGACGGCCAAACAAAGCTGATTATTCTTTGTAGTCCTCATAACCCAACTGGCAATGTATGGAAAGAAGCCGAAATACGCGAATTATGCGAGATTTGCCTGAATAACGGCATCAAAATTATATCTGATGAGATACACGCCGACATAGTTTACCAGGGGCATAAACACCTTCCAACCGCTTCGCTTTCAGAGGCCATTGCACAACAAACCCTTACGCTGATGGCCCCAAGCAAAACTTTTAATATTGCTGGTCTTAACTCATCGTATGCTTTTTCTTCGAACCCTGAACTGCTCCAAAAATTCTCTCACTATTTCGAGGGCATGCACATTGGGCCCAATATTTTTGCCATCGAAGCTACCAAGGCAGCCTATTTTCATGGCAAAGAATGGCTTGGGGAGTTGTTGGATTATTATACTGAAACCATCGAAATGGTTCGCGGTGCCATAAGCAGTAAGCTTAAAAACATTACCCTTGTATCACCCGAAGCCACTTTTTTGTTGTGGCTTGATTTCAGAAAAACTGGGCTTTCCCGCAAGGAAATTAATCAGATATTGATTCATGAAGCACATCTGGGTTTTAGTGATGGTTTTATGTTTGGGCCTGAAGGAGAAGGTTTTTGGCGCATGAACATCGGATGTGCCCGAAGCAAAGTGGAAGAAGCATTGTTTAATCTGTCGAAAATTGACAAATTTGTCCGCTAA
- a CDS encoding GAF domain-containing protein — MRLKIATKIILGFGVMTAAVILNSVLISNALTQSRKTNEEINNVYTPSVEIIRELYSNISDSRMLIKSWVHIDKIADTPDKIKLQELHSGGYTKMMDSLMVLSEFWLNDTLVMQLENINLSITDTLFPKHKYIMQALDNFINYEDPFVIFEVTPMVEDKGEVMEATASALNHIQDLMVELEALILAKRVEMVDSLNRLRSFIFIMLILLIIAAVAISSVTTLSLSRPINKTKNILLSISKGILPEITLREGNDEIGQMSKALGLVVNSLKEVSDFTQEIGKGNFSRAFTPLSDEDVLGHSLLEMRNELQIAKAEEEKRTEENRQRTWASQGVALFSDILRSNNDNLAQLSFEIISNMVNYTGSNQGGIFILNDNDHENMFLEMSACYAYDRQKFLKKRIEVGEGLVGRCFQEKERILLTDIPSDYIKISSGLGEVNPNCLLLIPLAYNDRIFGIMEIASVNTYQSFEIEFMERIGESIAATISSVKSNIQTQMLLEQSQQQAEEMSAQEEEMRQNMEELRATQEQSARREQDLMRELEELRKRLN; from the coding sequence ATGAGATTGAAAATTGCTACTAAAATTATTCTGGGCTTTGGGGTTATGACCGCTGCCGTGATACTTAATTCGGTCCTGATCAGCAATGCCCTGACTCAAAGCCGCAAAACCAACGAAGAAATAAACAATGTGTATACTCCTTCGGTAGAAATCATCAGGGAGCTTTATTCGAATATCTCCGATTCGCGCATGCTGATTAAATCGTGGGTACATATTGATAAGATTGCCGATACACCTGACAAAATAAAACTTCAGGAACTCCATTCGGGAGGGTATACAAAAATGATGGATTCGCTTATGGTGTTGAGTGAATTCTGGCTCAACGATACCCTTGTGATGCAATTGGAAAATATCAATTTATCCATTACCGATACTCTTTTCCCCAAGCATAAGTACATTATGCAGGCGCTCGACAACTTTATTAATTACGAGGATCCATTTGTTATTTTTGAGGTAACACCCATGGTGGAGGATAAAGGTGAAGTGATGGAGGCTACTGCAAGTGCACTCAATCATATTCAGGATTTAATGGTAGAACTGGAAGCTCTCATTCTTGCCAAGCGTGTCGAAATGGTGGATTCACTAAACCGCTTACGGAGTTTTATTTTTATCATGCTCATTTTGCTGATTATAGCTGCAGTGGCAATTAGCTCTGTTACCACTCTGTCACTTTCGCGGCCTATCAATAAAACTAAAAACATATTGCTGTCTATCAGCAAAGGTATCCTACCTGAAATTACTCTTCGCGAAGGAAACGATGAAATTGGTCAGATGTCGAAGGCCCTGGGTTTGGTAGTGAATAGTTTAAAAGAAGTTTCGGACTTTACCCAGGAAATAGGAAAGGGTAATTTCTCCAGAGCTTTCACCCCTCTAAGCGACGAGGACGTTCTGGGTCACTCTTTGCTTGAAATGCGCAACGAATTGCAAATTGCCAAAGCGGAAGAGGAAAAAAGAACCGAAGAAAACCGCCAGCGTACCTGGGCTTCGCAGGGCGTGGCATTGTTTAGCGATATTTTACGGTCCAACAACGACAATCTTGCTCAGCTCTCGTTTGAGATTATCAGCAACATGGTTAATTATACCGGTTCGAACCAGGGCGGTATTTTTATTCTCAACGACAACGACCACGAGAATATGTTCCTCGAAATGAGTGCCTGTTATGCCTACGACAGACAAAAGTTTCTGAAAAAACGCATTGAGGTTGGCGAAGGCCTGGTTGGCCGCTGTTTCCAGGAGAAGGAACGTATCTTACTCACCGATATTCCTTCGGATTACATCAAAATCTCCTCTGGTTTGGGCGAGGTTAATCCGAATTGTTTGTTATTGATTCCGCTTGCGTATAACGACCGGATATTTGGTATCATGGAAATAGCTTCTGTAAACACCTATCAATCTTTCGAAATTGAGTTTATGGAACGCATTGGAGAAAGTATTGCAGCGACTATTTCTTCCGTTAAAAGTAACATACAAACCCAGATGCTGCTGGAGCAATCGCAACAACAAGCTGAAGAAATGTCGGCACAGGAAGAAGAAATGCGCCAGAACATGGAAGAGCTTCGAGCCACACAAGAACAATCGGCTCGCCGCGAGCAAGATCTTATGCGTGAGCTGGAAGAGTTGCGTAAGAGGCTTAATTAA
- a CDS encoding HNH endonuclease, whose product MQNVIKLDRKNQQGTMEERNYSEEQWKQVLFEGIDAKEKYEVSNAGRIRRWIVKKNDWAIQRPSNVNGYAYFSFRTDELLTGKKRITKSIHRLVGEMFLTQPSSKHDKVIHVDFNKWNNHQKNLRWVTRAEMFAHSRTSPRTAAAIERRKGEITNSKLTETEVMRLKKKLQRGKTPLYKIAKEFGITHTQLNRIRRNENWAHIKID is encoded by the coding sequence ATGCAAAACGTCATCAAACTAGATAGAAAGAATCAGCAAGGTACCATGGAGGAAAGAAATTACAGTGAAGAGCAGTGGAAGCAGGTGCTTTTTGAAGGTATTGACGCCAAGGAAAAATACGAAGTTTCCAATGCAGGGCGTATACGACGTTGGATAGTTAAAAAAAATGACTGGGCGATACAACGTCCATCGAATGTAAACGGTTATGCCTATTTCTCTTTTCGTACCGATGAGTTGCTTACCGGAAAAAAACGCATCACCAAAAGTATTCATCGCCTGGTAGGGGAAATGTTTTTAACCCAGCCATCCTCTAAACACGACAAGGTAATTCATGTCGATTTTAATAAATGGAATAACCATCAAAAGAATTTGCGTTGGGTTACCCGTGCTGAGATGTTCGCTCATAGCCGCACAAGTCCGCGCACTGCGGCTGCCATCGAACGACGCAAAGGCGAAATCACTAACTCGAAATTAACCGAAACGGAAGTAATGCGCCTTAAAAAGAAATTGCAGCGCGGCAAAACCCCTCTTTATAAAATTGCCAAAGAATTCGGAATCACACATACACAGCTTAACCGCATTCGCCGAAACGAAAACTGGGCGCACATTAAAATCGATTAA
- the rlmB gene encoding 23S rRNA (guanosine(2251)-2'-O)-methyltransferase RlmB yields the protein MKKHSDDLLIGFHSVIEAIKANKTIDKILIKKGLTGDLFQECLQLIREQRLNFQYVPIEKLNRITRTNHQGIIAFSTSITYYDITNLLPSVYEAGRDPFILLLDGITDVRNFGAIARTAEAAGVDALVIAARKSVSVSADAIKTSAGALTRIPVCKVDSIPETIRFLQQSGIKVYGATEKAGLNYFEQVFHGPAAIVMGSEDTGISEAVLKRTDALVKIPMMGEIASLNVSVASGILLFEVLKQRLG from the coding sequence ATGAAAAAACACAGCGATGATTTACTTATTGGTTTTCACTCGGTAATTGAAGCCATTAAGGCCAATAAAACCATCGATAAAATACTGATTAAAAAAGGACTTACAGGAGACCTGTTTCAGGAGTGTCTGCAACTCATCAGGGAGCAGAGGCTCAATTTTCAATATGTACCCATCGAAAAACTCAACCGCATTACCCGCACCAATCACCAGGGAATCATCGCTTTTTCGACCTCCATTACCTATTACGACATTACCAACCTATTACCTTCGGTATACGAGGCAGGCAGAGACCCCTTTATACTGCTGCTCGATGGCATTACCGATGTACGTAACTTTGGGGCCATTGCCAGAACAGCTGAAGCAGCTGGAGTGGATGCCCTTGTGATTGCAGCCAGAAAATCGGTTAGCGTAAGTGCTGATGCCATAAAAACCTCAGCCGGTGCCCTTACCCGTATTCCGGTATGCAAGGTCGACAGTATACCAGAAACCATACGGTTTTTACAGCAATCGGGAATTAAAGTATATGGAGCCACTGAAAAAGCAGGCCTTAACTACTTCGAACAAGTATTTCATGGTCCGGCAGCCATTGTAATGGGCTCGGAAGATACGGGTATCTCGGAGGCGGTGCTTAAACGCACTGATGCTCTTGTAAAAATACCCATGATGGGAGAAATTGCTTCACTCAATGTGAGTGTGGCCTCAGGAATACTGCTTTTCGAAGTGCTGAAGCAGCGACTGGGATAG